The Bryobacteraceae bacterium genome includes a window with the following:
- the ppk gene encoding polyphosphate kinase, giving the protein MARPKAKQGYKTGKTNAQSGPDLNDPSLYINRELSLLEFQRRVLEEAQDPANPLLERVKFLSILGSNLDEFFMVRVAGLYSQMESGILETGPDAMTPAAQLEAIRDVYTKLFADAHKCRRELFGELRGHGILILDYAELSEAQQEAARRYFQEVIYPVLTPLAFDPGRPFPHISNLSLNLAVLVRHPNGQQRFARIKVPDTIAQIVPLHKPAQRRSGRPLTFTWIEQVIQANLDALFPGMEIVEAHPFHVTRDADIAIQELEAEDLLESVEESVRQRRFGAVVRLKVPRKMPDSILEILKTNLEIDDDAVYRVEGPLALVRLKHIAGLDRPDLKDKPFSPAPLGGLKEDEDIFSAIRRGDILLHHPFDSFQPVIDFLRTAARDPHVLAIKMTLYRVGPNAPVVEALLDANARGKQVAVLVELKARFDEESNIEWARALEKEGVHVVYGLVGVKVHCKVAMVVRREGSKIRRYVHLSTGNYNAVTAHLYTDIGLFTCDEEIGSACTDLFNYLTGYSAKSDYGKLLVAPVNLRERFESLIRREIALARAGKPARLIFKMNALSDPRIIRLLYEASMAGVKVDLLCRGICCLRPGLPGISENIRVTSIVGRFLEHSRIYWFQNNGKEEVLVGSADLMPRNLNRRVETLFPIEQQNLIRYLRDRVLDVYLKDNVKARRMKKDGSYERAVRKEGEKAVDAQLYLLRHKCSKT; this is encoded by the coding sequence ATGGCCAGGCCCAAGGCAAAGCAGGGATACAAAACCGGGAAGACCAACGCGCAATCCGGCCCGGATCTCAACGATCCTTCTCTGTACATCAACCGCGAGCTCAGCCTGCTGGAGTTCCAGCGGCGCGTGCTGGAAGAAGCTCAGGACCCGGCCAATCCGCTCCTCGAACGCGTCAAGTTTCTGTCCATTTTGGGTTCCAACCTGGATGAGTTCTTCATGGTGCGCGTTGCAGGACTCTACAGCCAGATGGAGTCCGGCATCCTCGAAACCGGCCCGGACGCCATGACGCCTGCCGCGCAACTGGAAGCCATCCGGGATGTCTACACGAAACTCTTTGCGGACGCACACAAGTGCCGCAGGGAGCTCTTCGGCGAATTGCGGGGACACGGAATCCTGATCCTGGACTATGCGGAACTGTCGGAGGCGCAGCAGGAGGCGGCGCGGCGGTATTTCCAGGAAGTGATTTATCCAGTGCTGACGCCTCTGGCGTTCGATCCGGGCCGGCCGTTCCCGCACATCTCGAATCTGAGTCTGAACCTCGCGGTGCTGGTGCGCCATCCGAATGGCCAGCAGCGATTCGCGCGGATCAAAGTGCCGGATACGATCGCGCAGATCGTGCCGCTGCATAAGCCGGCGCAGCGGCGCAGCGGCCGTCCGCTGACGTTCACGTGGATCGAGCAGGTCATCCAGGCCAATCTGGACGCGCTGTTCCCGGGAATGGAGATCGTAGAAGCGCATCCTTTCCACGTGACGCGGGACGCCGACATCGCCATTCAGGAACTGGAAGCGGAAGACCTTCTGGAAAGCGTGGAAGAGAGCGTCCGCCAGCGGCGGTTTGGCGCTGTGGTGCGGCTGAAAGTCCCGCGCAAAATGCCGGACTCGATTCTCGAAATTCTGAAGACCAACCTGGAGATCGACGATGATGCCGTGTACCGCGTGGAAGGCCCGCTGGCGCTGGTGCGGCTGAAGCACATTGCGGGACTGGACCGGCCGGATCTGAAGGACAAGCCGTTCTCGCCGGCTCCGCTGGGGGGCCTCAAGGAGGACGAGGATATTTTCTCCGCCATCCGGCGCGGAGACATCCTGCTGCATCATCCTTTCGACAGCTTTCAGCCGGTGATCGATTTTCTGCGGACTGCTGCGCGGGATCCGCACGTGCTGGCCATCAAGATGACTCTGTACCGGGTCGGGCCGAATGCGCCGGTCGTGGAAGCGCTGCTGGACGCCAATGCCCGGGGCAAACAGGTAGCCGTGCTGGTTGAGCTGAAAGCGCGCTTCGACGAAGAGTCCAACATCGAATGGGCGCGGGCTCTGGAAAAGGAAGGCGTGCACGTCGTCTACGGGCTCGTCGGCGTGAAGGTGCATTGCAAGGTGGCGATGGTGGTCCGCCGGGAGGGCTCGAAGATCCGCCGCTATGTCCACCTGTCCACAGGCAACTACAACGCCGTGACAGCGCACCTGTACACCGACATCGGGCTGTTCACCTGCGACGAGGAGATCGGCTCGGCCTGCACGGATCTGTTCAACTACCTGACGGGATATTCTGCGAAATCCGATTACGGCAAACTTCTCGTGGCGCCGGTCAACCTGAGAGAGCGCTTCGAGTCGCTCATCCGGAGGGAAATCGCACTGGCGCGGGCGGGCAAACCGGCGCGGCTGATCTTCAAGATGAATGCTCTGTCCGATCCACGCATCATCCGGCTGCTGTATGAAGCCTCGATGGCGGGTGTGAAAGTGGATCTGCTCTGCCGGGGCATCTGCTGCCTGAGGCCTGGCCTGCCCGGGATCAGCGAGAACATCCGCGTGACGAGCATCGTGGGGCGTTTTCTCGAACACAGCCGGATCTACTGGTTCCAGAACAATGGAAAAGAAGAGGTGCTGGTCGGTTCGGCAGATCTCATGCCGCGGAATCTGAACCGGCGCGTGGAAACCCTGTTCCCCATTGAACAGCAGAACCTCATCCGGTATCTTCGGGACCGGGTGCTTGATGTGTATCTGAAGGACAACGTCAAGGCGCGCCGCATGAAGAAGGACGGTTCGTACGAGCGCGCCGTCCGGAAAGAGGGCGAAAAGGCTGTCGATGCGCAGCTGTATCTGCTGAGGCACAAATGCTCGAAAACGTGA
- a CDS encoding VOC family protein: MIQGIEHTAIATPDPAALAQWYVDTLGFTINYRGSTAVFVKAPNGSMIEFIPAEGDRGPNTMKSPGLRHLALTVDDFEAQYARLRQKGVHFLGEPSESKGNKVVFFADPEGNILHLLQRAVPLP; encoded by the coding sequence ATGATCCAGGGGATCGAACACACCGCGATTGCGACACCCGATCCGGCGGCGCTGGCGCAGTGGTACGTGGACACGCTGGGTTTCACGATCAACTACCGCGGCTCGACGGCGGTGTTCGTGAAAGCGCCCAACGGGTCGATGATCGAGTTCATCCCGGCGGAAGGCGACCGCGGACCGAACACGATGAAATCCCCCGGGCTGCGGCATCTGGCTTTGACAGTGGACGACTTCGAAGCGCAGTATGCGCGGCTCCGGCAGAAGGGCGTGCATTTCCTGGGCGAGCCCAGCGAGAGCAAAGGCAATAAGGTCGTCTTCTTTGCCGACCCCGAAGGCAACATTCTGCACCTGCTGCAGCGCGCCGTACCGCTGCCGTAG
- a CDS encoding hypothetical protein (possible pseudo, frameshifted) translates to MAHQRAEGEDKTRHYLYRFWRRLPPRGQIAIFDRSWYGRVLVERVEGFCTEAEWRRAYKEINSFERQLTDFGAVVAKFWIHISRDEQLRRFKERQRTGYKSWKLTAEDWRNRAKWGAYEQAVEEMVLKTSTLRAPWHLIEGNDKYHARVKVLSILVKTLSDELGYEPADPLGKK, encoded by the coding sequence ATGGCCCATCAGCGCGCCGAAGGAGAGGACAAGACGCGTCATTATCTTTACCGGTTCTGGAGGCGGCTGCCGCCGCGGGGTCAGATCGCGATCTTCGACCGCTCGTGGTACGGGCGCGTGCTGGTGGAGCGCGTGGAAGGCTTCTGCACGGAAGCCGAGTGGAGGCGGGCGTACAAGGAGATCAATTCCTTCGAGCGGCAGTTGACGGATTTCGGCGCGGTAGTCGCGAAGTTCTGGATCCACATTTCGCGCGATGAGCAGCTCCGGCGCTTCAAGGAAAGGCAGAGGACCGGGTACAAGTCCTGGAAGCTGACGGCGGAAGACTGGCGGAACCGGGCCAAATGGGGCGCGTACGAGCAGGCCGTGGAAGAGATGGTGCTGAAGACGAGCACGCTGCGCGCGCCGTGGCATCTGATCGAGGGCAATGACAAATACCATGCCCGCGTCAAGGTGCTGTCGATTCTTGTGAAGACGCTGTCCGACGAGCTGGGATACGAGCCCGCGGATCCGCTGGGCAAAAAATGA
- a CDS encoding dehydrogenase — translation MSMWTRRHFFQGATMALAATRVVGANDRIRIGVIGIGGRGRDHVQSFLQIPAAQVTGLCDVNQAARERAQSILAKAGAPKAEEFSDMRKMFDSKEVDAVSIATPNHWHALATIWACRAGKDVYCEKPASHNIYEAYKMIEVARQTKRMVQIGSQSRSTPHKIRAIQELQNGIIGPLYMAKGLCFKRRRSIGKTPPEPVPPGLDWDLFLGPAPMRPYTKNRFAYNWHWFWDTGNGDIGNQGIHEMDLCRWALGDIGLPETAVSTGGKFVYDDDQETPNTQHASFSYGAKQITFEVRGLLTGPEGGQPVGTYPVGNLYFGSEGWMWLDERGYQVYKGEKNELVADVKAERGKNTTVLHMENFLHACRTRNHKDLTADIEIGATSVILVHMANVSYRVGRLLHWDDRARNFGADAEANKLISRDYRAPYVVS, via the coding sequence ATGAGCATGTGGACACGGCGGCATTTCTTTCAGGGTGCGACCATGGCGCTGGCGGCGACACGCGTCGTGGGCGCCAACGACAGGATCCGGATCGGCGTCATTGGCATTGGCGGGCGGGGGCGCGATCATGTGCAGTCGTTCCTCCAGATTCCTGCGGCGCAGGTGACGGGTCTGTGCGACGTCAACCAGGCGGCGCGGGAGCGGGCGCAGTCGATTCTGGCCAAGGCTGGCGCGCCGAAGGCGGAAGAGTTCTCCGACATGCGCAAGATGTTCGACAGCAAGGAAGTGGATGCGGTGTCCATCGCCACGCCCAACCACTGGCACGCGCTGGCGACCATCTGGGCGTGCCGCGCGGGCAAGGACGTCTATTGCGAGAAGCCCGCCAGCCACAACATTTATGAAGCCTACAAGATGATCGAAGTGGCGCGCCAGACGAAGCGCATGGTGCAGATCGGCTCGCAGAGCCGCTCGACCCCGCACAAGATCCGCGCCATTCAGGAGCTGCAGAACGGCATCATCGGACCGCTGTACATGGCCAAAGGGCTGTGCTTCAAGCGGCGGCGCTCGATCGGCAAGACTCCGCCCGAACCCGTGCCGCCGGGGCTCGACTGGGATCTGTTCCTCGGTCCGGCGCCGATGCGTCCGTACACAAAGAACCGCTTCGCCTACAACTGGCACTGGTTCTGGGACACGGGCAACGGCGATATCGGCAACCAGGGCATCCATGAAATGGACCTGTGCCGCTGGGCGCTGGGCGACATCGGACTGCCGGAAACGGCTGTCTCCACAGGCGGCAAATTCGTCTACGACGACGACCAGGAAACGCCCAACACACAGCACGCAAGCTTCTCTTACGGCGCGAAGCAGATCACATTTGAAGTGCGCGGGCTGCTGACAGGACCAGAGGGCGGGCAGCCCGTGGGCACCTATCCTGTCGGCAACCTGTACTTCGGCAGCGAAGGCTGGATGTGGCTCGACGAGCGCGGCTACCAGGTTTACAAGGGCGAGAAGAACGAGCTGGTGGCGGACGTCAAAGCGGAGCGCGGCAAGAACACGACGGTGCTGCACATGGAAAACTTCCTTCACGCCTGCCGCACGCGCAATCACAAAGACCTGACCGCAGACATCGAGATCGGCGCGACGAGCGTGATCCTGGTCCACATGGCCAACGTGAGCTATCGCGTGGGCAGGCTGCTGCACTGGGATGACCGGGCTCGGAACTTTGGCGCCGACGCCGAGGCGAACAAACTGATCTCGCGCGACTACCGCGCGCCGTACGTGGTGAGCTGA
- a CDS encoding hypothetical protein (possible pseudo, frameshifted), whose protein sequence is MLENVNLNRKLGRETWEHELPALQRRLFDLEKACWDHGKSSIVVFEGWEAAGKGGAISTLTARLDARGFRLYTITPPRTYETEYPWLWRFWLKVPNRGEMAIFDHSWYLRVLDDRVEKLVAKKHWRKAYLDIAEFERMLADDGTTILKFWFHISKKEQRKRFEKIEKDPLENWRLTKQDWKRHENYEQYLEAAEEMLERTESEYAPWTIVEATCRRYARRKVFQTIIAALEKALGDAAPPVRGPNPKDAELRRVTATVTGEENGGA, encoded by the coding sequence ATGCTCGAAAACGTGAATCTGAACCGGAAGCTGGGGCGGGAGACGTGGGAGCACGAACTGCCGGCGCTGCAGCGCCGTCTGTTTGATCTGGAAAAGGCGTGCTGGGATCACGGAAAATCGTCCATCGTCGTGTTTGAAGGCTGGGAGGCTGCGGGCAAAGGCGGAGCGATTTCCACTTTGACGGCGCGGCTGGACGCGCGAGGCTTCCGGCTGTATACGATCACGCCGCCGCGTACGTACGAGACGGAGTACCCGTGGCTATGGCGATTCTGGCTCAAGGTCCCCAACCGCGGGGAAATGGCCATCTTCGATCACTCGTGGTACCTGCGCGTGCTGGACGACCGGGTGGAGAAGCTGGTCGCGAAGAAGCACTGGCGCAAAGCGTACCTCGACATTGCCGAATTCGAACGGATGCTGGCTGACGACGGCACAACCATCCTGAAATTCTGGTTCCACATCAGCAAGAAAGAGCAGAGGAAGCGATTTGAAAAAATCGAGAAAGACCCTCTGGAAAACTGGCGGCTCACGAAGCAGGACTGGAAACGGCACGAGAACTACGAACAGTACCTTGAGGCCGCCGAGGAGATGCTGGAGCGCACCGAAAGCGAGTACGCTCCGTGGACGATCGTCGAAGCCACCTGCCGCCGGTACGCCCGGCGCAAAGTCTTCCAGACCATCATCGCAGCCCTGGAAAAGGCTCTGGGCGACGCGGCGCCGCCGGTGCGCGGGCCGAATCCGAAAGATGCGGAATTGCGGCGCGTCACAGCGACGGTGACCGGCGAAGAGAACGGAGGCGCGTGA